The DNA segment GGCCGAACAAGCTCTGGTATGTCGTTGCGCCCGATGGCCCGAAGACGGAGTTGATGAGTTGGCTCATGAGTTGGGTGTATGCGGTGCTGAGGTTGGCCAGGTCCTGCAGGATCGTCGGGATGATGTCGAACGGAAACTGCGCTGCGGCGCTCGACAGCGCGCTGGCCACCGCGGCGGTGCTGCTCTCCAGCCCGGTCGCCTGGCCCACGGCCGCCGCCTGGCCGGCGAGTCCGGCGGCGTTGGTGGTGGGCGGCGGCGCCGTGAACGGTGTCAGCCGGGCGGCGGTCGCCGAGGAGCCCGCATAGCCCAACATGGCGGCGGTGTCCTGCGCCCACATTTCGCCGTATTCGGCTTCGGTGGCCGCAATCGCCGCGGTGTTCTGCCCGAAAATGTTGGTCGCCACCAGCGACATGAGCTGGCTGCGGTTGGCCGCGATCAGCGGCGGTGGCACCACCGCGGCGTACGCGGCCTCGTAGGCGCTCACCGCGGCCCTGGCCTGGTTGGCGGCTGCCTTGGCCTGCGCCGAGGTGGTCGACAGCCAGCTCACAAACGGTGCGGCCGCGGCCGCCATCGCGGCTGACGAGGTGCCCGTCCATGACTCCGCGACCAGGCCCTCGACGATCGAGCCGTAGGAGGCCGCCGTGGACTGCAATTCGGCCGCCAGGCCATCCCAGGCAGCGGCAGCGGCCAGCATCGGGCCGGCGCCTGGACCTGAATACATCTCGCCGGAGGTGATCTCCGGTGGCTGCAACCCGAAATCCATTGCCTTTACCTTCCTAACTAGCCGCGGTCACGTCGGCCATCGCCAGAGCACTCCCAAACCACTCGCGCGTCGCCGCGGCCCGGGGGCCGGGTGTCGGATGAATCCGGGCGGTCCCGGCGCACTGTGCGGCCGGGAGTGCCGACACCTTATCGGCGGCGACCGGAACCACGCGGGTTGTCGGAGCCGCGCCGTTCGCCGCACCGGGCGCGCTCGCAGCCGTCTGCTGGTGTGTCGTCAGCAAAGGCATGTGTCCTTCTCCTTGTCGGGGCAAACGCCCGGTCGGCTCGCGCACCTCAGTCGGCCGGTATGACGATGATGGTGGCTGTGCTGGCAACGTCGTCGGCGACCGAGCCACCCGCGATGCGGGCACCGCCGGCGCCGGCGGAGCGCGCCGCCGTTCCGGCCAGCGCGCGTCCGGCCAGACTCGACAGGGCCATCTCGCCGAACAAGACTCCCGGGGCTTCGGCGGCCGCGGGACCGGCGCCGGCGCTGGCGCCCGGCAATACCGACGCCATCGCCCTGGCCACCGGTGCGGCCGCAGTCCAGCTCGGCGGTACCGACAGCGATCCGACATAGATTGCTCGGGCGATGCCTCCGCTCGCCCCGCCGCCAAGGGGCTTGATATCGGCGATGTATCCGCCACGCAGCGGCGCCAACGGGGAAAACACCCCGGCGGCGGCTTTCGGGCTGAGTAAGGCGGCCACACCCGGGGCGTTTTGCGCCAAGCCGAGGATCTGACCGAACGTCAGCCACCAGCCGCCGGGTATGGCGCCCAGCCCGATGATGCTGTATGGCCCGGTGAGGTTCGCCAATAGGGTGCTGATGCTCTGCAGCACGGTGTCCCAACCCGCGCCGGAAGACGTCGTCGCCAGGCCTTGCAGGGTGGTCGGCAGCAGGCTGATGAATTGGGAGAGCTGCGACTGGATGTCGGCAGCGGTCGAGGCGGCGAGCGTTTGTGCCACCGCCGCCGCCTGGCCGGCCGCGCTGGCTGGGTTGGTCGTCTGTGGTGGCTCGCTGAACGGGGCCAACTGCGCGGCCGCCGCCGAGGAGCCCGCATAGCCATACATGGCGGCAGCATCCTGGGCCCACATTTCCAGGTATTGGGCTTCGGTCGCCGCGATTGCCGGGGTGTTTTGCCCGAATATGTTGGTGGCGATCAACGACATGAGCAACGCACGGTTGGCCTCGATCACCGGGGGAGGAACCGTGGCGGCAAACGCCGTTTCATAGGCACCCGCGGCGAGCTTGGCCTGGGTGGCGGCCTGCTCGGCCTGGGCGGCGGTGGCGCTGAGCCACGCCACGTATGGAGCGGCCGCGGCCGCCATGGCGATCGCGGACGGACCGGTCCACGATCCGACGGTCAGGCCCTCGACGGTGGAGCCATACGATGCCGCGGTGGAGTGCAGGCCCGCTGCCAACTCGTCCCAAGCCGCGGCCGCGGCCAACATCGGTCCCGAGCCCGGACCCATATACATCCGGCCCGAGTTGATTTCCGGCGGTAGCGCCCCGAAGTCCATATCTGTTACCTCCGGTCCCTATATGGCCGCCATGGTAATCACGGCCTGGTAGTTCTGCACACAATTTGAGCCGGATCTCATGGAACTCACCCGATGTCCAAATCATCATCTAGGTGCTGATCCCAAATATTTAATGACCGCGCACCCGTGCACCCGTTATCCGATGAGCCCGTCACGACTTGTTTTCCTCCCCTGCGCAGATTTCCCCGACCCGATATGCAAACATGCTGTACAACGTTTATTTGCATCGCGTTCCGCCCAGGTAAGAGCAGCGTAAACAGTACGTGTCACCCCTTGCCGACTAGCTGTGAGAGCTTCTTTAAACAATCGTCACTGGACGCTTATAAGGCCAGGTCGCAGCAGTAGCGACCAGCCGCATTCACTATCGCTATCGCCACTATTCTGCTCTCGTCCAATTCTGAATTATGCGACGCGCTCTTTTCGCGGCCCGTGACGATTCGATGCCAAAAATATAACGACATTTCGAGTGCGCCAATAGGTTTGACGAGTGATCACCATCTCGCGGAAACACCAATACCTGGCGACACCACGCTCGATGGCTATCGTGTCCGCGGCGCCGATTGGGTGGCGACTGCCGATCTGAAGGCTGGCACCGAAAGATGGCTCCGTGGGTGCCGACGTCGCCGACGTGGTAGCTGACCGTCATACCGTGCTCTCCTAACGTGAGGCAGCCTACGCACGACGGCGACCCTGGGTACGCGAGTACGCCTGCGAACTGACTGCCCAGTTGCTGAGAACTTTCCGGCAGGCCGCCCTATCCGGCGGCGGGCGGTCGTGCGACGAAGGTCGGACGGAAACCGTACTGGGGGACGGCGCGGCCGAAGTGCTGGCCGGCCGCGTTGCCGAAGGGCACCCCGGGCATGCCGGCCGGCCCCGCGGGAGGGGGTGCCACCATGGGTGTGCCACCCAACGTCGAGCCCAGGGGACCGTGCAGCGGCGCGGCGGCGGTCCAGCTTGGCGGCACCGACAGCGTGCCGACGGCGGCCGCGTTGCCTACGCCGGCCGACACGGCGCCGCCGAGTCCGCTCGGTCCGGCGATGCCCGCGAGCGGGCCTGCCAGCGCGCCGGTGGCAGCCTCGCCGAGGGCTTCCCCGGCCATGCTTGCCGCCGTCCCACCGCCGATCAGACCCAGCAGCGGGGCGAGTATGGTGGCCGGCGCCATGCCGAGCCCGGACGACGTCACGGTGTTCCAGAAGTTCGAATTGGGTTGCAACACGGCCCAGATTTCATGCCAGATCGATCCGGTGCCCAGCGTGCCCAGGATGCCCGCCGGCCCGGACGACGCCGGTCCGGTCGACGACGCGAGTCCTTGCAGGACGGTCGGCACCGCGGAGATCAGCTGGGACAGCGTCGACTGCTGGGTGCCCGCCGCCGCGCCGCTGGCTTGGGCGACCGCGGCCGCCTGGGCGGCCAGGCCGCTGGGGTTGGTTATCCGCGGGGGCTCGACAAACGGGCTCAACCGCGTGGCCGCGGCCGAGGAACCGGCGTAGCCGTACATGGCCATGCCGTCTTGGGCCCACATTTCGGCGTACTGAGCCTCGGTGGCGGCGATCGCCGGGGTGTTTTGCCCGAATATGTTGGTGGCGACCAGCGCCATCAGCTGGGCACGGTTGGCCGCCACCACCGGTGGAGGCACCGTTGCCGCAAAGGCGGCTTCGTAGGCGGCCACGGCCGCCTCGGCTTGTAGGGCCGTTTGCTCGGCTTGGACGGCTGTGCTGCTCAGCCATGCCGTATACGGTGCGACCGCGGCGGCCATCGATGCCGATGCCGGGCCGTACCATTCTTCGCCGGTCAGCGCGCAGAGCACCGCGCCACAGGACAACGCGGTGGCACGTAGCTCCGCGGCCAGGCCGTGCCAGGCCGATGCGGCGGCCAGCATCGGGCCCGAGCCGGCGCCCGAATACATGCGCGTGGAATTGATTTCGGGCGGCAATGTTGCAAAATCCAGGGCGGCGGTCATCGTCGGCCTCCTCGTTTAGCTGACGGCGTTGGCGGCTTCGGTAGCCGCATAGGAACCGGCACCGGCACCCAAGATCGCGACGAACGGCTCGTGGATTGCCATCGCCTGAGCACCCACCGTCTGGTACCGGGCGCCCTGGGTGCCGAATTGCGTTGCGGTCAAGACCGATACGTCATCGGTGGCAGCAGCAGCCAGACCTGTGGTCGCGGGTGCGGCGGCATTTTGGGCGGCCGTGGCCGCTCCGACACGGGGCAACTGACCCGGGGCCGTTGCCAGGGCAGCTGGCTGGGTGGTGACCAATGACATCGGGCTTCTCCTGCCGGAAGACCCGAACCAGGGGCCGATGTGGCGATTTCGCTGGCAAATTCCGCGCGCCCGCTGCACACCCCCCTAGCGCAGGGGTGCGGATCGGAGAATGGCGTTGAGCCAGTTCAGATTGCGTGAACGGCGCCCAGGTCGGATCGGAACGAAATGATCGTCGATCTCGAATAGGAACTATCGCCGGAACTCATTTCGCTCTCACCTCCTCGGGGCCAGGGCACGCGGGGGTGCCGGTGGCTTGCACATCAGGGGTGGGGGCCCAATTGAAACATAGGGCGCGGCACCCCTCTCGTCAGAGCTTTGGCACCACACGGCGTATCCGGGCTGGCCCGGAAGCCACTTGGGCTCAACCCTTAAGCCGGGAAGAGCTGTCCTGACCCTGGGCGTCTTTCGACGTTCGAGGTCAGTGGCCTATATCCGTGCAGACGCCTCACCTAGCGAGGTGCATGCACAGGCCATCGTGGCACCCCCGACGGTTCGAGTCAACCCAAACACGCTGGCTCATCAGGGGCGCGTGGGTGAGCCGCCCCACCCGGAGCGGCAACGGCCGGCTGGTCCGGCCCGTGACGTAGCGATGGGGATCCGCAACCACGCCCGCACACCGCTGCCCGCCGCCGCCGACAATTTGGCCGTCGCGCAGGGACTTTCGCCGTAAACCAGCCAGCGCTGTCGTCGCGTCTGACGGATCGTCGTCCTGCCGCGGCGGGTCACACAGGTATCCGGATCTGAGCCTTGCGCTCCGTCGGCGACGTCACTATCCCGCGGCGGGCGGGCGCGCCATGATCGTCGGCCGGAATCCGTATCGAGGACCACTGCCGAAGCTGTACGAGGCGCTGGTGGCCGGGACGCCCGGCAGACCGGGCATGCCCGCACCGGCCTGGGGGGCGGCAACGGTGCTGGTCGCGCCGGCGCCGGAGGGTGTGGCTCCGGCGGGATTTGCCGCCTCGACGGCCGTCGTCCAGTTCGGCGGAACAGACAGGCGCCCGACCATGGCCGCCTTGTTCGCGCCGGCGATGACCGCCCCCAAGCCCGATCGGGCGACCGTCGCCCCCATCGACGCGGCATCGGGATAACCGACGTCCATGGGTGCGACGAGGACCTGCGGCGCCCCGTCGAGAGCCACCGAGTTGATGTCCGCCAGTGCAGCCGTGACGGCGGGCATGATTAGCCCGGGAGCCACGTATCCGGCTGACATGACACCGTTCACCACGTTGGAGTTCAGGAAGATCCCGTAGGGGTTCCCGTCGTTTCCGTCCAGGAAGTTCAGCATGTCGGCGAGCAGGCCCGCCCCGGGAATGGCGTCCAGCGGCGCAGCCACGGCCGACGGTGACGCGAGTCCTTGCAAGCTCGCCGGCACCGCGGACATGAGCAGCGGCACGTCCGTCTGCGTGCGGCCGCCCACGGCGGCACCGGCCGCGTGGGCGACCGCCGCGGCCTGGCCGGCCTGCCCGGACGGGTTGGTGGTCGCCGCGGGTTCGGAAAACGGTGTCAGAGCGGAGGCCTGCGCGGAGCTAGCCGCATACCCG comes from the Mycobacterium shinjukuense genome and includes:
- a CDS encoding PPE family protein; translated protein: MDFGALPPEVNSLRMYSGPGSAPMLAAVTAWDAVATEMQVTAAAYESVISGLIGEGWLGRASAAMAAAVAPYVTWMSVTGLRAAQTASQAAAAAAAFEAAFAMTVPPAVVAANRARLIALVATNFLGINTPAIAATEAEYAEMWAQDATAMYGYAASSAQASALTPFSEPAATTNPSGQAGQAAAVAHAAGAAVGGRTQTDVPLLMSAVPASLQGLASPSAVAAPLDAIPGAGLLADMLNFLDGNDGNPYGIFLNSNVVNGVMSAGYVAPGLIMPAVTAALADINSVALDGAPQVLVAPMDVGYPDAASMGATVARSGLGAVIAGANKAAMVGRLSVPPNWTTAVEAANPAGATPSGAGATSTVAAPQAGAGMPGLPGVPATSASYSFGSGPRYGFRPTIMARPPAAG
- a CDS encoding PPE family protein, coding for MDFGALPPEINSGRMYMGPGSGPMLAAAAAWDELAAGLHSTAASYGSTVEGLTVGSWTGPSAIAMAAAAAPYVAWLSATAAQAEQAATQAKLAAGAYETAFAATVPPPVIEANRALLMSLIATNIFGQNTPAIAATEAQYLEMWAQDAAAMYGYAGSSAAAAQLAPFSEPPQTTNPASAAGQAAAVAQTLAASTAADIQSQLSQFISLLPTTLQGLATTSSGAGWDTVLQSISTLLANLTGPYSIIGLGAIPGGWWLTFGQILGLAQNAPGVAALLSPKAAAGVFSPLAPLRGGYIADIKPLGGGASGGIARAIYVGSLSVPPSWTAAAPVARAMASVLPGASAGAGPAAAEAPGVLFGEMALSSLAGRALAGTAARSAGAGGARIAGGSVADDVASTATIIVIPAD
- a CDS encoding PPE family protein, with amino-acid sequence MTAALDFATLPPEINSTRMYSGAGSGPMLAAASAWHGLAAELRATALSCGAVLCALTGEEWYGPASASMAAAVAPYTAWLSSTAVQAEQTALQAEAAVAAYEAAFAATVPPPVVAANRAQLMALVATNIFGQNTPAIAATEAQYAEMWAQDGMAMYGYAGSSAAATRLSPFVEPPRITNPSGLAAQAAAVAQASGAAAGTQQSTLSQLISAVPTVLQGLASSTGPASSGPAGILGTLGTGSIWHEIWAVLQPNSNFWNTVTSSGLGMAPATILAPLLGLIGGGTAASMAGEALGEAATGALAGPLAGIAGPSGLGGAVSAGVGNAAAVGTLSVPPSWTAAAPLHGPLGSTLGGTPMVAPPPAGPAGMPGVPFGNAAGQHFGRAVPQYGFRPTFVARPPAAG
- a CDS encoding PPE family protein; protein product: MDFGLQPPEITSGEMYSGPGAGPMLAAAAAWDGLAAELQSTAASYGSIVEGLVAESWTGTSSAAMAAAAAPFVSWLSTTSAQAKAAANQARAAVSAYEAAYAAVVPPPLIAANRSQLMSLVATNIFGQNTAAIAATEAEYGEMWAQDTAAMLGYAGSSATAARLTPFTAPPPTTNAAGLAGQAAAVGQATGLESSTAAVASALSSAAAQFPFDIIPTILQDLANLSTAYTQLMSQLINSVFGPSGATTYQSLFGLAANVTKFSTWANDTMSAPNLGMTEFKVFWQPPVPPEVPKSSLGAGLGLRPGLSAGLAHAPSAGLGQANLVGDLSVPPSWASATPAVRLVANTLPATNLTAAPAAEIPAGLIGQMALGSMTGGALGAAAPTIYTGSGARARAHGNKPNAEPVKLDAVIERLQKQPDAVQHWNVDKAGLDGLLERLSKKPGIHAVHVSNGDAKVTLPDARLG
- a CDS encoding PE family protein, translated to MSLVTTQPAALATAPGQLPRVGAATAAQNAAAPATTGLAAAATDDVSVLTATQFGTQGARYQTVGAQAMAIHEPFVAILGAGAGSYAATEAANAVS